From a region of the Paraburkholderia hospita genome:
- a CDS encoding BPSL1445 family SYLF domain-containing lipoprotein: MNRRTFFALTAIALASSLAACNTTKDPEEAAIKRHEIDAGVDGALNKLYSSTPGAQAQGSKAKAILVFPSVFAAGLVVGGEYGEGALREGGSSTGYYKTSTASFGLQIGAQSKAVILMFMTQEALDKFRTSNKGWTAGVDGSVAVAKTGANGTLDTATTNSPIVGFVLTNSGLMANLSFEGTKVSKLDI, translated from the coding sequence ATGAACCGCCGTACCTTCTTCGCGCTCACCGCCATCGCCCTGGCCAGTTCGCTAGCCGCCTGCAACACAACCAAGGATCCGGAGGAAGCGGCCATCAAGCGCCATGAAATCGATGCCGGCGTCGATGGCGCCCTCAACAAGCTATACAGTTCGACGCCAGGCGCGCAGGCGCAGGGCAGCAAGGCCAAGGCCATTCTCGTCTTTCCATCAGTGTTCGCCGCGGGCCTGGTCGTCGGTGGCGAATATGGCGAAGGCGCACTGCGCGAGGGGGGATCGTCCACCGGCTATTACAAGACCAGTACCGCGTCGTTCGGCTTGCAGATTGGCGCCCAGTCCAAGGCGGTGATCCTGATGTTCATGACCCAGGAGGCGCTCGATAAATTCCGCACGAGCAACAAGGGCTGGACAGCCGGCGTGGATGGCTCGGTGGCGGTGGCGAAGACAGGCGCCAACGGTACGCTCGACACTGCAACGACGAATTCGCCGATTGTCGGATTCGTGCTGACGAACTCCGGCCTGATGGCCAATCTTAGCTTCGAAGGCACGAAGGTCAGCAAGCTCGACATCTGA
- a CDS encoding glycine zipper domain-containing protein produces MNSFRSSRTCGCIVALACCQTIAEAQPVAYPAKGQSAQQQQQDQTACASWAKSNTGVDPAAVAATPPPPTGPAVGGGERVGGAARGAAGGAVVGAIAGDAGKGAAVGAAAGTMAGGSRARQNKRNAQASAQAQSQSAMGTYNQAYSACMSGHGYTMQ; encoded by the coding sequence ATGAATTCATTCAGGTCGAGCCGAACGTGTGGTTGCATCGTCGCGCTAGCATGTTGCCAAACCATTGCGGAGGCGCAGCCTGTCGCCTACCCGGCCAAGGGACAAAGCGCGCAGCAACAACAGCAGGACCAGACGGCGTGCGCGTCGTGGGCCAAGTCGAACACTGGGGTGGACCCGGCAGCCGTGGCTGCAACACCTCCGCCACCGACGGGACCAGCCGTTGGGGGCGGAGAGCGGGTTGGAGGGGCTGCGCGAGGCGCTGCGGGCGGTGCTGTCGTTGGTGCGATTGCCGGTGATGCCGGCAAGGGCGCCGCTGTCGGCGCCGCCGCCGGAACGATGGCGGGTGGGTCACGCGCGCGCCAGAACAAGCGCAATGCACAGGCATCTGCCCAGGCGCAGAGTCAGAGCGCAATGGGCACTTACAATCAGGCCTATTCCGCCTGTATGAGCGGCCATGGATATACGATGCAGTGA
- a CDS encoding LssY C-terminal domain-containing protein → MDGIVRLLAAVVITFVLCGCATTLPNAGGLTYKSRAVTRTEGGLRVSASVLSAEESEAVYGVPLAKKEIQPVWIEVQNDDTVSYFLMSPGLDPNFFPASEAAEAFADSNAPVGKDELDRHFRAIAFRNPVLPGQTLSGYVLTNLSEGAKLVQLDLVASGQAKTFAFLMVVPGFYADYHVSAVFRREIYPPEKIVNYTDDDAFRAALEALPCCATNEDGSKNGDPLNLVIVGGIDDAFPALVRRGWSPTEQKWSGAIMKTITSALSGERYVNSPVSDLYLFGRAQDLALQKARDTIHQRNHLRLWLSPMRYRGKPVWVGQISRDIGVRLTFHSPTLTTHKIDPDVDEARTALTEDMAYSQNLQKIGFVKGVGATPQGAPSENLTTDPYYTDGYRQVLVFDRQPTSLSGIEFFPWEAAAKFNALPSGAKR, encoded by the coding sequence ATGGACGGCATCGTTCGACTGCTGGCTGCAGTTGTCATCACATTCGTGTTGTGCGGTTGCGCCACTACGCTGCCGAATGCCGGCGGACTTACCTATAAGAGCCGCGCCGTGACACGCACCGAAGGAGGGCTCCGGGTTTCCGCTTCGGTGCTTTCGGCTGAAGAAAGCGAGGCTGTTTATGGCGTGCCGCTCGCGAAAAAGGAGATTCAGCCCGTATGGATCGAGGTGCAGAACGACGACACGGTCAGCTATTTCCTGATGTCGCCTGGCCTCGACCCAAATTTCTTCCCGGCTTCGGAAGCGGCCGAGGCGTTTGCCGACAGCAATGCGCCCGTCGGGAAAGACGAACTCGACCGGCACTTCCGCGCGATCGCCTTTCGCAATCCTGTGCTGCCAGGGCAGACCTTATCGGGGTATGTGCTGACTAACCTCAGCGAGGGCGCGAAGCTCGTCCAACTGGACCTCGTTGCGAGCGGGCAGGCGAAGACATTCGCGTTCCTGATGGTCGTGCCGGGCTTCTACGCCGATTACCATGTCAGCGCAGTCTTTCGGCGCGAGATCTATCCGCCGGAAAAAATCGTGAACTATACGGACGACGACGCTTTCCGCGCCGCACTCGAAGCACTTCCCTGTTGCGCGACCAATGAGGACGGTTCGAAGAACGGCGATCCGCTCAATCTCGTCATAGTGGGAGGCATCGACGACGCGTTTCCTGCACTGGTCCGACGTGGCTGGAGTCCGACCGAACAAAAATGGTCCGGCGCAATCATGAAGACCATCACGTCCGCGCTTTCCGGCGAGCGCTACGTCAATTCGCCTGTCAGCGATCTTTACCTGTTCGGCCGGGCGCAGGACCTCGCTTTGCAGAAAGCACGCGACACGATTCACCAGCGCAATCACCTGCGGCTGTGGCTCAGCCCGATGCGCTACCGTGGCAAGCCCGTGTGGGTCGGCCAGATCAGCCGGGATATCGGCGTGCGTCTGACGTTTCACTCACCCACGCTGACGACGCACAAGATCGACCCGGACGTAGATGAGGCGCGCACCGCACTGACCGAGGACATGGCCTATTCGCAGAACCTGCAGAAGATCGGCTTCGTAAAAGGAGTCGGCGCCACCCCGCAAGGCGCACCGAGCGAGAATCTCACCACCGACCCGTACTACACCGACGGCTATCGTCAGGTACTCGTATTCGACCGGCAACCCACCTCGCTCTCAGGGATCGAATTCTTCCCCTGGGAGGCGGCTGCGAAGTTCAACGCCCTGCCCTCAGGAGCAAAACGATGA
- a CDS encoding LssY C-terminal domain-containing protein codes for MNESSPLQRALKNAAGSVVLSLIFAGCATWTAPTSIDDAPLRERAVSATRQNARVSVAVLGSDDSKRMFGADINKNNIQPLWIEVENRTSQTLWLLHSGTDPDYFSPLEVAWSMHTLLGGATNASIDSHLNKLGFRNPIPPGGTRTGFLFANPDRQIKLVNIDLFGSRTLIPFSLFLPVPGDAADPRFALTLFQYPETVFTDYHDLASLRAALERMPCCATDEHGTTEADPLNVIVIGTLGDIGAAMVRRSYRRDMRGNDLAQWVFGRRPDVVLRKEAQAGAPSTSLRAWLAPIRFNGDAVYLAQVGRPVGGRFTHHDMEGGTLHEDVDEARNFLIQDMMYSGGLDKLGFVYGVGSSPQAHPRTTLNGTPYYTDGLRAVMFFATRPLSFTNVEILHWVPYLELRESTAPKESGDAGK; via the coding sequence ATGAACGAATCGTCGCCGCTGCAACGTGCATTGAAGAATGCTGCTGGCAGCGTTGTCCTTTCGCTCATTTTCGCGGGCTGTGCGACGTGGACGGCCCCGACCAGCATCGACGACGCGCCGCTTCGTGAGCGTGCGGTGAGCGCTACCAGGCAGAACGCGCGGGTAAGCGTGGCCGTGCTTGGGTCGGACGACAGCAAGCGCATGTTCGGCGCCGACATCAACAAGAACAACATCCAGCCGCTATGGATCGAAGTTGAAAACCGGACGTCGCAAACGTTATGGTTGCTGCACTCTGGAACCGATCCGGACTACTTCTCGCCACTCGAAGTAGCGTGGTCCATGCACACGCTTCTCGGAGGCGCGACGAATGCAAGCATTGACAGTCACCTGAACAAGCTCGGATTCAGGAATCCCATTCCCCCCGGGGGAACGCGCACTGGATTTCTTTTCGCCAACCCCGACCGGCAAATCAAACTCGTCAATATCGATCTTTTCGGAAGCAGAACGCTGATCCCCTTCTCCCTGTTTCTGCCTGTACCGGGCGACGCCGCGGACCCGCGTTTCGCGCTGACCCTGTTCCAGTATCCCGAGACTGTATTCACTGACTACCACGACCTTGCGTCGTTGCGCGCGGCGCTCGAACGGATGCCGTGTTGTGCCACTGATGAGCACGGGACAACGGAAGCTGATCCGTTGAACGTAATTGTCATCGGTACGCTTGGGGACATCGGTGCCGCAATGGTGCGGCGTAGCTATCGTCGCGACATGCGTGGAAACGACCTCGCGCAGTGGGTATTTGGACGCAGACCCGACGTCGTCCTGCGCAAGGAAGCGCAAGCGGGCGCGCCCTCCACTTCATTGCGCGCATGGCTCGCGCCCATTCGCTTCAACGGTGATGCAGTGTATCTGGCTCAGGTCGGACGGCCTGTCGGTGGCCGCTTCACGCACCACGATATGGAAGGCGGCACGCTCCATGAGGACGTCGACGAGGCAAGGAACTTTCTGATCCAGGACATGATGTATTCGGGCGGCCTGGATAAACTCGGCTTCGTGTACGGCGTCGGTTCGTCACCGCAGGCACACCCGCGGACGACGCTTAATGGGACGCCTTATTACACTGACGGGCTGCGTGCCGTGATGTTCTTCGCGACGCGCCCGCTCAGTTTCACGAACGTGGAGATTCTTCACTGGGTGCCTTACCTGGAGCTGCGTGAGTCCACCGCACCCAAGGAGAGCGGCGATGCCGGCAAGTAG
- a CDS encoding lipase family protein: protein MPASSPVSGRQGGVAPRPIPYGWAWRNGRVRFAALATCLALAACATKPLVPYSTDTPPLALVPASQARVQDKRARFREIYCAVLEAHGPALPDYRTCEDALTRVGTEPAGTGASVDLGQSRRHLIAAVVPGIGYDCFKPWLNSPGTVTKQLQQSGYDGVMLDVDGLSSSTHNAHQIRDAIMAMQLSAGAAQLVLVGYSKGIADILEAVVAYPEIRSRVAAVVSAAGAVGGSPLANDAEQYQADMLRHFPGATCSSGDGGAVQSLRPATRKAWMAQNPLPGDLRYYSLVTFPQPERISSILKSSYDKLSRVDARNDSQVIFYDQVVPGSALLGYVNADHWALAVPVARTHTMIGSLFVTQNAYPREALTEAILRFVEEDLVTPRK from the coding sequence ATGCCGGCAAGTAGCCCCGTCTCCGGGCGGCAAGGTGGCGTCGCGCCGCGACCGATCCCGTATGGATGGGCGTGGAGGAATGGCCGTGTCCGTTTTGCGGCGCTTGCGACCTGTCTCGCGCTCGCAGCATGCGCGACGAAGCCGCTGGTTCCCTATTCGACGGATACGCCGCCGCTCGCTCTCGTTCCCGCGTCCCAGGCGCGCGTGCAGGACAAACGGGCGCGGTTTCGCGAGATCTACTGTGCGGTGCTTGAAGCGCACGGCCCGGCGCTTCCTGACTACCGTACTTGCGAAGACGCACTGACACGCGTCGGCACTGAACCTGCCGGCACCGGCGCGAGCGTCGATCTCGGTCAATCGAGGCGCCACCTCATCGCGGCAGTGGTCCCTGGCATCGGGTACGACTGCTTCAAGCCGTGGCTGAATTCGCCGGGAACCGTCACAAAGCAGCTACAACAATCTGGCTACGACGGGGTCATGCTCGACGTCGACGGGCTGTCGAGTTCCACCCACAATGCACATCAGATCCGCGACGCCATCATGGCAATGCAACTGTCCGCTGGAGCAGCGCAGCTCGTGTTGGTCGGTTACTCCAAGGGTATCGCGGACATCCTGGAGGCTGTCGTCGCGTATCCGGAGATCCGTAGCCGTGTGGCAGCTGTCGTCAGCGCAGCGGGAGCGGTGGGCGGGTCGCCGCTCGCCAACGATGCCGAGCAATATCAGGCTGACATGCTGCGGCACTTCCCGGGCGCGACCTGCAGTTCGGGAGACGGCGGCGCCGTGCAAAGCCTGCGACCGGCAACGCGCAAGGCGTGGATGGCGCAAAATCCGCTTCCGGGCGACCTACGCTACTACTCTCTCGTGACGTTCCCTCAGCCGGAGCGCATATCGTCGATACTTAAATCGAGCTACGACAAACTCTCGCGGGTCGACGCGCGCAACGACAGCCAGGTGATCTTCTATGATCAGGTCGTGCCCGGAAGCGCTCTCCTGGGCTACGTTAATGCCGATCACTGGGCACTGGCCGTGCCTGTTGCTCGAACACACACCATGATCGGCTCGCTGTTCGTCACGCAGAACGCCTACCCCCGTGAGGCGCTGACAGAGGCGATTCTGCGCTTTGTGGAAGAAGATCTGGTGACACCCCGAAAGTGA
- a CDS encoding GIY-YIG nuclease family protein, with amino-acid sequence MTSVDLPVCKIGRTARDPVVRCAEINQSSTGDFLWEVTHHIGVNDCRKFESLVHAKLLQLRQKKREFFNIHPDDAIVAIQSILWSAPDLRIVTIAESQKEDSGVSRRTGPPRKQSARQSRDTIYAHLLDGFTE; translated from the coding sequence GTGACGTCGGTCGATCTTCCGGTGTGCAAGATCGGAAGAACCGCTAGAGATCCCGTTGTCCGCTGTGCAGAAATCAATCAGAGCTCGACTGGTGATTTTCTTTGGGAGGTGACGCATCACATCGGTGTGAACGATTGCCGAAAGTTTGAATCGCTGGTTCACGCAAAGCTGCTGCAACTCCGACAGAAGAAACGAGAGTTCTTCAATATTCATCCGGACGACGCAATTGTCGCGATTCAATCTATACTCTGGTCGGCGCCGGACCTAAGAATAGTGACCATTGCGGAAAGTCAGAAAGAAGATTCCGGAGTGTCGAGAAGAACCGGTCCTCCCCGCAAGCAGTCTGCTCGCCAAAGCAGAGACACCATATACGCCCATTTGTTAGACGGGTTCACCGAATAA
- a CDS encoding IS110 family RNA-guided transposase, with the protein MPDPKPITVGIDVSKATLDVAIGVKATPLSVSNTTDGFDTLLEELARHRVALIVLEATGGLEMAVACVLQAAGYAVAVINPRQARDFARAMGQLAKTDRIDARILAQLGEVIERHPEREKFVKTLPTIEQQALAALVARRRQLITMLVSEGNRLAPAHAQTRKSIETIIQALKDELARIDSDMGGHIHSHFADLSALLRTVKGVGDATISVLIAEVPELGKLTRREISALIGVAPVNRDSGTMRGKRTIFGGRGSVRRVLYMAALVATRHNPAIRLFYRRLVEAGKPKKVALVACMRKLLTILNAMVKAGRPWDASFHGTDLKNA; encoded by the coding sequence TTGCCAGATCCGAAACCGATTACCGTTGGCATTGACGTTTCCAAGGCTACGCTGGATGTGGCGATTGGCGTCAAGGCAACGCCGCTGAGTGTCTCCAACACGACGGATGGCTTCGATACCTTGCTTGAGGAACTGGCGCGCCACCGGGTTGCGCTGATCGTGCTCGAAGCGACAGGCGGGCTGGAAATGGCAGTAGCTTGCGTATTGCAGGCCGCCGGATACGCCGTGGCAGTGATCAATCCACGGCAGGCGCGAGACTTTGCTCGTGCGATGGGGCAACTTGCGAAGACTGATCGCATCGATGCTCGCATTCTCGCCCAGCTCGGCGAAGTGATCGAACGTCATCCCGAGCGCGAGAAATTCGTCAAGACCTTGCCGACCATCGAACAGCAAGCGCTGGCGGCGCTCGTTGCGCGGCGTCGGCAGTTGATCACGATGCTCGTCTCCGAGGGCAACCGGCTCGCGCCCGCGCATGCTCAAACCCGCAAAAGCATCGAAACCATAATCCAGGCGCTGAAGGATGAACTTGCCCGTATCGATAGCGATATGGGCGGGCATATCCACTCGCACTTTGCGGACCTGTCAGCGTTGCTTCGTACCGTTAAGGGAGTGGGCGATGCAACGATTTCGGTTTTGATTGCCGAAGTCCCTGAGCTGGGCAAACTGACGCGACGGGAAATCAGTGCGCTAATTGGCGTCGCGCCAGTCAATCGCGATTCAGGCACGATGCGCGGCAAACGAACGATCTTTGGGGGCCGTGGCAGCGTGCGACGTGTCCTTTACATGGCTGCCCTGGTGGCGACCCGTCACAATCCGGCGATCAGGCTGTTTTATCGCCGCCTCGTCGAAGCCGGAAAGCCAAAGAAGGTCGCGCTCGTCGCCTGCATGCGCAAACTGCTGACCATTCTGAACGCGATGGTCAAAGCCGGCAGGCCGTGGGACGCATCGTTTCATGGGACGGACCTCAAAAATGCTTGA
- a CDS encoding recombinase family protein has product MKSDPHQKVQASHLKRNAYLYIRQSTLRQVFENTESTKRQYALRQRAVALGWSEDRIIVIDSDLGQSGASSADREGFQRLVAEVGVGHAGIVLGLEVSRLARNSTDWHRLLEICAITDTLILDEDGVYDPAHFNDRLLLGLKGTMSEAELHVLRARLQGGILSKARRGELQMRLPVGFEYNAAGAVVLDPDQQVQHCLRWLFDTFRGTGSAMATARAAHHLELAFPRRCCKGPHKGELLWGSLGHSQVVRILHNPRYAGAFVYGRTHTRKTVDGRTRVIRAPRDQWDTLIPGAHAGYLSWEEYEQNQKRLHESAQAIGADRRRGAPREGPALLQGVVVCGRCGNRMTVRYHSRQGCLCPEYICQREGIEQAGPVCQRIHGAAIDEAIGELLVEALNPLAIEVSLAVQRELQSRIEEADCLRHKQVERAQYEADLAQRRYMRCDPENRLVADSLEADWNHKLRALTEANEEYQRRREQDARILTDEQRAVIVSLASNFPRLWRDPATPDRERKRMIRLLLEDVTLNRDQQVTAQIRFKGGAHRTLSLPLPLKSWQRWVTPATVIEEIDELLNHHTVLQIANILNERGAPSGTGRPFNAKMVARLQRNY; this is encoded by the coding sequence ATGAAGAGCGATCCTCATCAGAAGGTGCAGGCGAGCCATCTGAAGCGCAACGCCTATCTGTATATCCGGCAATCCACATTGCGTCAGGTGTTCGAGAATACCGAGAGCACCAAGCGCCAATATGCACTGCGCCAACGGGCGGTCGCCCTGGGGTGGTCCGAGGACCGCATTATTGTGATCGATAGCGACCTCGGCCAGTCCGGCGCGTCATCGGCGGACCGCGAAGGATTCCAGCGTCTGGTCGCCGAAGTTGGCGTGGGCCATGCCGGTATCGTGCTCGGCCTGGAGGTGTCGCGCCTGGCGCGCAACTCCACCGACTGGCATCGGCTGCTCGAGATCTGCGCAATCACCGACACATTGATCCTTGACGAGGATGGCGTATACGATCCTGCTCACTTCAACGACCGGCTGTTATTGGGGCTCAAGGGCACCATGAGTGAGGCCGAATTGCACGTGCTGCGGGCGCGCCTTCAAGGAGGAATCCTAAGCAAAGCGAGGCGCGGTGAACTGCAGATGCGCCTGCCCGTTGGCTTCGAGTACAACGCCGCGGGCGCGGTCGTTCTCGATCCGGACCAGCAGGTCCAGCACTGCCTGAGGTGGTTGTTCGACACCTTCCGAGGTACGGGATCGGCGATGGCTACCGCGCGCGCCGCGCATCATCTCGAGCTGGCGTTTCCGCGACGGTGCTGCAAAGGTCCGCACAAGGGCGAATTGCTGTGGGGCAGCCTCGGACACAGCCAGGTAGTGCGCATTCTGCACAACCCAAGGTATGCAGGCGCTTTCGTCTATGGTCGCACCCATACACGCAAGACAGTCGATGGACGCACGCGTGTGATTCGCGCCCCGCGGGACCAGTGGGATACGCTGATTCCGGGCGCCCATGCCGGTTATCTGTCCTGGGAAGAGTATGAGCAGAATCAGAAGCGTTTGCATGAGAGCGCACAGGCGATCGGAGCCGACCGGCGCCGAGGCGCGCCGCGTGAGGGTCCAGCACTTCTTCAGGGAGTCGTGGTCTGTGGTCGATGCGGGAACCGCATGACGGTTCGTTACCACAGCCGCCAGGGCTGCCTGTGTCCCGAGTACATCTGTCAGCGCGAAGGCATTGAGCAGGCCGGACCAGTCTGCCAGCGCATCCACGGGGCTGCCATCGACGAGGCCATTGGCGAGCTGCTCGTCGAGGCGCTCAACCCGCTTGCCATTGAGGTAAGTCTGGCGGTTCAGCGCGAACTCCAGTCCCGCATCGAAGAAGCCGACTGTCTGCGTCACAAGCAGGTGGAGCGCGCCCAGTATGAAGCTGATCTGGCGCAGCGCCGCTACATGCGCTGCGATCCGGAGAACCGCCTGGTCGCCGACTCACTTGAGGCTGACTGGAACCATAAGCTGCGAGCGCTGACTGAGGCTAACGAGGAATATCAGCGTCGGCGTGAACAGGACGCGCGTATTCTGACGGACGAGCAGCGCGCCGTCATCGTCTCGCTGGCGTCCAACTTCCCCCGGCTATGGCGGGACCCCGCCACCCCTGACCGGGAACGCAAACGCATGATCAGGCTGCTTCTGGAAGACGTCACCCTGAACCGGGACCAGCAGGTTACCGCACAGATCCGCTTCAAGGGCGGCGCTCACCGGACCCTCAGCCTGCCGTTGCCGCTGAAATCGTGGCAGCGATGGGTCACCCCCGCCACGGTGATCGAGGAGATTGACGAACTGCTCAATCACCATACTGTCCTGCAGATCGCGAATATCCTGAACGAACGTGGCGCCCCGTCGGGCACGGGCAGGCCCTTCAATGCAAAAATGGTCGCACGCCTGCAGCGCAACTACTGA
- a CDS encoding helix-turn-helix domain-containing protein, with translation MATDRRKEDKHRALRQQASLNPRPDAVTHPLFREGEFFDSYDLLQVKYEMLRAVRVDKRPISEAAKAFGFSRPSFYQAQTAFEQGGLAALIPQKTGPRGGHKLTPAVMEFLNRARVAEPTVRAERLASLVHQTFGVQVHPRSIERQFLRQKKP, from the coding sequence ATGGCGACAGACCGACGCAAAGAGGACAAGCACCGCGCGCTGCGGCAGCAGGCGAGCCTCAATCCGCGCCCCGATGCCGTGACGCATCCGCTGTTTCGGGAGGGCGAGTTCTTCGATTCCTACGATCTGCTGCAGGTCAAGTACGAGATGCTGCGCGCGGTGCGCGTGGACAAGCGGCCGATCAGCGAAGCGGCCAAGGCATTCGGTTTCTCCCGCCCGTCGTTCTATCAGGCTCAGACGGCTTTCGAACAGGGCGGACTGGCCGCTTTGATTCCGCAGAAGACTGGGCCGCGCGGCGGCCACAAGTTGACCCCGGCGGTGATGGAGTTTCTGAACCGGGCGCGGGTTGCAGAGCCGACTGTGCGAGCGGAGCGACTGGCCAGTCTGGTGCACCAGACCTTCGGCGTACAGGTTCATCCGCGCAGTATCGAACGACAGTTTCTGCGCCAAAAAAAACCGTAA
- a CDS encoding DUF5372 family protein, with protein MQEFELVLHAKNWHEDRVWFHDANGRLRALPASWTSVVGEDPFNVVAAGRALFRVEELLELGRLIATLEP; from the coding sequence TTGCAAGAATTCGAACTGGTCCTTCACGCCAAGAACTGGCATGAGGACAGGGTTTGGTTTCACGACGCGAATGGCCGACTGCGGGCGCTCCCCGCCAGCTGGACGAGCGTCGTCGGCGAGGACCCATTCAACGTCGTCGCTGCCGGGCGCGCCTTGTTTCGCGTGGAGGAGCTGCTTGAACTGGGGCGTTTGATCGCCACGTTGGAGCCGTGA
- a CDS encoding integrase core domain-containing protein: MREHFDTHAQARCEIFAWIEGRYNTRRLHSSLGYRSPLEFENLNAKRQTVSPRGLPTAGQRHGRDRRPAARPWTTRDTTLPGGPTQH, from the coding sequence ATGCGCGAACACTTCGACACGCATGCGCAGGCACGGTGTGAGATCTTTGCCTGGATCGAAGGTCGTTACAACACGCGGCGCCTGCACAGCAGCCTCGGCTACCGTTCACCGCTCGAATTCGAAAACCTGAACGCAAAAAGGCAAACCGTATCGCCACGCGGGTTGCCCACCGCCGGGCAGCGTCATGGCCGTGACAGGCGACCCGCTGCCCGTCCGTGGACAACCCGCGACACAACACTACCAGGAGGACCAACACAGCATTGA